GGATTATTTTAGCGGCAGGATACGCAACACGTTTGTATCCGCTTACAAAAGATCGACCGAAGGCTTTGCTGGATGTGGCGGGCAAACCGATTATTGATTATATTGTGGAGGAGTTTGAAAAAATTCCCGAAATCAATGAAGTGATTATTGTGTCTAACCATAAATTTGCCTCACATTTTGAAAAATGGGCGGAAAACTACAAAACACAGTTAAAACTTACGGTTTTAGACGATAACACCACCGATGATTCCAATAAACTGGGTGCGGTAGGTGATATCGGCTTTGTGGTAGACACGCTGGATATCAGAGAAGATTTGTTTGTCATTGCAGGGGATAATATTTTTACGTTCAACCTCAAGGATTATTACGATTTCTATAAAGAAAAGAATGCAGACAGCATTTTAGTCAAAGAACTTTCGCGTAAAGAAGATTTGCGGAGAATGGCAAATGTTTTAACCGATGAAACCGGAAAAGTAACTTTCATGGTGGAAAAACCGCAGGAACCGAAAAGCAACCTTGCGGCATTTGCGGCATACATTTATAAAAAAGAAACTGTGCCTATGATTAAGCAGTATCTGGAAGAGGGAAATAATCCCGATGCGCCCGGCTTTTTCCCGTCCTGGCTGTATAAAAAACAGCCCGTCTATGCATACACCTTTGACGGAGAGTGCTACGACATCGGCACCCACGAGTCCTATGCAGAGGTGCAGGAAATATTCAGTAAATAAAAACAAAGGACTGTCAATCGG
Above is a genomic segment from Clostridia bacterium containing:
- a CDS encoding nucleotidyltransferase family protein; translated protein: MKGIILAAGYATRLYPLTKDRPKALLDVAGKPIIDYIVEEFEKIPEINEVIIVSNHKFASHFEKWAENYKTQLKLTVLDDNTTDDSNKLGAVGDIGFVVDTLDIREDLFVIAGDNIFTFNLKDYYDFYKEKNADSILVKELSRKEDLRRMANVLTDETGKVTFMVEKPQEPKSNLAAFAAYIYKKETVPMIKQYLEEGNNPDAPGFFPSWLYKKQPVYAYTFDGECYDIGTHESYAEVQEIFSK